The DNA region TCGTCAAGatattctgttattattattatttaaacctaaccttaatacaatataatatacaCATCAAACTGGTCTAGGGGATAAAGGTAAGATAATTGCATACAGTTCAGCAACTCTTGTCTGGAAGACTGGTCCTTGATTTAATGGATTCCAGAATTTGATTTCGAtatttgtttgttgttaaaaactTTCGATGGGAACTGAATTAGTCGGAACATCTATCGAAAGAGCCAAACGATCAGTTTTGCCTTGGTTCCTGTAAATTTCTTGAATGCTCACTTGAATCTTACTTGTTAGCTGGTTGGCAGTAATATTAGGATTTTGTAATGCTTAAATGCGAATAAACCTATTATGTATAGGTTCTGTTACTCTTGTTGGACCAGTGTGTCATTATCTAATTTCAACGATCAAGGTGTTGCCTTTGCATATtgacaattaaaacaaattctCACTATGCTAGCAGGAAAAATTGtacttaatacatttttcagtttATCAAATTCGCcttgaaaaatgtaaactatttatttaatatcaacaaaaataacCTTATATGATGAATGTGATAAGCTTCGATTAAAGGAATCTCCTACAACtaataaacacaatttatcTTGGAAACAAATTTTTCCTTCTAAAAATAAGACGGATTTTTTTCTTGTCCCTAGATCATTTTGATGTATGTATAACGTAAGTTGTTTCGCAGAAAATCTACATAACAAGTCCACAAGTTAGTGTACccaattatttaattaggtgCAGTAAGTCCGTCATGGTTAGATGTATGTAAATatccataaatataaaaatcactccTGCAAAAATACTGGTCATTAAGAACGGCCTTAgaattagaatatttaattccatttatattttagattattAAGGCTATCATTttagttttcaatattttttcaaccTATATGTGTTTGAAATGGTTTACCGTTTTGGCTCTATATACCTTAATTTGTGTTTTAAGGCATGACTCTTAGATGGCGCCACAGTACAAAAGTGAATTTTCAGGTATATGTTAAATATGACAGTTATGTTCAGTCGCGTATATGTTTCCAGATTTGCAAATTATGCAATTTCATTGTTTGTTAATTTTCAAGTCAATTATGCATGTAAAATCTAAGTTATCGGATTATTCTGTATCTAGAGACACTCAGTCACAGTTAAGAGTTAATCTAAAGTTAGACTTACCCAAACATAAACTAACCAAATGTGCATATAGACCATTAGTTTAgttttaccaattaaattatataataaaattcctaTCAAACTGAAAAGAATTGAAAGGGTTTTATACTTTTCagtctgatttaaaaaaattctaacaagAAATTcttgaatatataaattaatagtcTCATTTCTATCTCCTTATTCAcatacttttgtttttttgtttgtttaacaTTTAATAGTGCTAATGTTACTTATGATTTTGTGTGTTAATTAtaatgagtttttatttttattttcttgttgtttttaGGGACTACTAATTTGTGGTATTGCAGCGTTTATTTAGTATTGACATTATCCGATTCTTGTAAAGcctatgaaaataaatattgttcattgtctatatattataattaaattaactatatATTATAATAGTTGTATTGATCGTGTTTTTTGAAGCATAACTTTTAAACGGCACCAAAACAAATTAAGGTAAGTCTATTCATTCGTCTATTCATTACAGATTACGGAAAGAAGCTATTCATTCGGAATCCAAATATTTCCTAACAATTGTATAAAAAATCATACCTaacttgcattaaaaaaaaaagtatagaatCTGCTCCtgacttataaaaataatactccATAACGAACTGGATTTTCaataatgattattttataacataaatattattatattttgctttCTTGAAAACATGGTACTGCGTATTTctaatcatattttataataagaattCACAATTAACGGTTAACCTTTTATCCTCGTATAGATGATAAGCAGAAGCAGAATTCCgaaataaaaaccgaaaaaaattaaatacaagtTCAGAACAGTTTATATCTGGGCCAGTGAAGACGAAATCGTTGAAAACAATGAGCAAATTTACAGTTGTGTTGGTGTTGCTTGTTTTGGCTACTATTGCTTGGGTAAGAATATGTGCATTGATAACAAATTTATAGTACctatttatagttatttatcaGTGTTGTCTCCTGGTGCTTTAAATGACAATATGAAGCGAGTATcagtacatatattttaaggacatttaagattatgtttttttaggcAAGACCGAGCGGTGTAGAATCTTCTCAAATAGATCGGGTTGCTTATGAAAGATGTCTGGATCAATTCTTTAGTGCCGCTAATAACGCTTTACGTGGATATTCCCGTTCTTTTAATGTCAATGAACATTTCCTTTGCTTCTCCAAGGTaagactaatattttttaaatattatacacCACACAATCTTCACATAATAGTAGATATTGTTTGGCAAATTAAAACCCAAGCTTTTGTTCTTCACTCTAATAAGAGGGATTTCGCTATTTTGTAGGTTTATTTAGTTTCACGATTTAGGGTTTAAGAATActtcatcaaaaaaaatcaaaaaatgttttatttttccgTAAATGCCtgtttattgacaaattttattaacaaaaataatatcaaatgatCAAATTTTAAAGAGTTCATCGAGCCTTTGATTtaaacatacatacatacatacatacacagttaagtataattattgaaaaattaagaaaactctTGCCACAATTTCCAGTTCATTTTTAGAACTCttaattcaaatataaattgtattcatattacataattaatttgtaGAGAACTTGATTGAAATTTGTATTACGATTTGACAGTGgcttaataaagttattttaatttttgtttttagttgctttttttaaaacgcAATTCAGAGATCTCAAAGAATGcacaaaaatgtcaatatcaaACAATATTTCATCATTCAAACGCTTGCTTCATATCTGTTAATGTTCTTATATCGATTCCAAAAATTAATAGGATAAATTTAACAGGAACCATTTGAAGATAATTTTGATCGCCACAATTTTGTAAAATCaggcaaaaatattattaaaatattctaaaaattagcaaaagaagtaaaatataATGGCCCATGAAGAAACCCTGACCTCAAACCCCCTATGCTACTACTAGGGgcaattttcaacatttaattaaatggaTTTACTGTTCTCATGTCttaattataatacatttttacatttCCAGGCTCTTGGCTGGCAAAATTCGGACGGTTCccttaacagaaaaaatatcgAAGGAAATGTGGACAAAGAATTAGGATATGCGAAAGCGCAACAATTCAAAGACGAATGTATCATTGAATACTCTACACCGGAACTTACCGCTGGTCATTTGTTTAATTGCGCGAAGAACTACGCTGATCAAAATGCTtggttgaaaaattaaaagtacaaaattgtATTGTATATTTATCCTTTTTGTGGATAAATAAAgttatatgtatttttgaaCTAGTAAATTCCAATTGATCATAATCCTTTTATCCAACTGGTGAAAAACCAAATTGCATTTTAATATAGCTATTATGTTAAATATGTCTATCTGTTATTGTTTTCATTTACCCATGGATTTCTAAAAGGTGATTCAAAAATAAAGGGGAAAAGGATCAAAAGCTCGACAAATTTCTATTCATCACGAAGAAAATGTTTAGTCATCTTCCCTTATTGTTAAGAAGAGAGAAACTCTGTACAAACAAGTTTCGAAAAGCGGTTAAAAATCTATCTTTAACAAAAGGTTAATTTTTCCCTCCTAGAGGaatactaattaatttttatctctGAGCTTAATTATAGCTTAATACCTCTTTTCTTCTGTCTATCACGgttaaatgaataaaacaatattGAGACTAAAGACTACGAAAA from Anthonomus grandis grandis chromosome 8, icAntGran1.3, whole genome shotgun sequence includes:
- the LOC126740020 gene encoding uncharacterized protein LOC126740020, which codes for MSKFTVVLVLLVLATIAWARPSGVESSQIDRVAYERCLDQFFSAANNALRGYSRSFNVNEHFLCFSKALGWQNSDGSLNRKNIEGNVDKELGYAKAQQFKDECIIEYSTPELTAGHLFNCAKNYADQNAWLKN